In Escherichia ruysiae, a genomic segment contains:
- the speD gene encoding adenosylmethionine decarboxylase, giving the protein MKKLKLHGFNNLTKSLSFCIYDICYAKTAEERDGYIAYIDELYNANRLTEILSETCSIIGANILNIARQDYEPQGASVTILVSEEPVDPKLIDKTEHPGPLPEAVVAHLDKSHICVHTYPESHPEGGLCTFRADIEVSTCGVISPLKALNYLIHQLESDIVTIDYRVRGFTRDINGMKHFIDHEINSIQNFMSEDMKALYDMVDVNVYQENIFHTKMLLKEFDLKHYMFHTKPEDLTDSERKEITAALWKEMREIYYGRNMPAV; this is encoded by the coding sequence TTGAAAAAACTGAAACTACATGGCTTTAATAATCTGACCAAAAGTCTGAGTTTTTGTATTTACGATATCTGCTACGCCAAAACTGCCGAAGAGCGCGACGGTTATATTGCTTATATCGATGAACTCTATAATGCCAATCGTCTGACCGAAATCCTGTCAGAAACCTGTTCCATTATCGGAGCCAATATTCTTAACATCGCCCGCCAGGATTACGAACCACAGGGTGCCAGCGTCACTATTCTGGTGAGCGAAGAGCCGGTTGATCCGAAACTTATCGACAAAACAGAACACCCCGGCCCGCTGCCAGAAGCCGTGGTTGCCCATCTCGATAAAAGTCATATTTGCGTACATACCTACCCGGAAAGCCATCCTGAAGGCGGTTTATGTACCTTCCGCGCCGACATAGAAGTCTCCACCTGCGGCGTGATTTCCCCGCTGAAGGCGCTGAATTACCTGATCCATCAGCTTGAGTCCGATATCGTAACCATTGATTATCGCGTGCGTGGCTTTACGCGTGACATCAACGGTATGAAGCACTTTATCGACCATGAGATTAATTCGATTCAGAACTTTATGTCCGAGGATATGAAGGCGCTGTATGACATGGTGGATGTAAACGTCTATCAGGAAAATATCTTCCATACCAAGATGTTGCTTAAAGAGTTCGACCTTAAGCACTACATGTTCCACACCAAACCGGAAGATTTAACCGACAGCGAGCGCAAAGAAATTACCGCTGCGCTGTGGAAAGAGATGCGCGAGATTTATTACGGGCGCAATATGCCAGCTGTTTAA
- the acnB gene encoding bifunctional aconitate hydratase 2/2-methylisocitrate dehydratase → MLEEYRKHVAERAAEGIAPKPLDANQMAALVELLKNPPAGEEEFLLDLLTNRVPPGVDEAAYVKAGFLAAIAKGEAKSPLLTPEKAIELLGTMQGGYNIHPLIDALDDAKLAPIAAKALSHTLLMFDNFYDVEEKAKAGNKYAKQVMQSWADAEWFLNRPALAEKLTVTVFKVTGETNTDDLSPAPDAWSRPDIPLHALAMLKNAREGIEPDQPGVVGPIKQIEALQQKGFPLAYVGDVVGTGSSRKSATNSVLWFMGDDIPHVPNKRGGGLCLGGKIAPIFFNTMEDAGALPIEVDVSSLNMGDVIDVYPYKGEVRNHETNELLATFELKTDVLIDEVRAGGRIPLIIGRGLTTKAREALGLPHSDVFRQAKDVAESDRGFSLAQKMVGRACGVKGIRPGAYCEPKMTSVGSQDTTGPMTRDELKDLACLGFSADLVMQSFCHTAAYPKPVDVNTHHTLPDFIMNRGGVSLRPGDGVIHSWLNRMLLPDTVGTGGDSHTRFPIGISFPAGSGLVAFAAATGVMPLDMPESVLVRFKGKMQPGITLRDLVHAIPLYAIKQGLLTVEKKGKKNIFSGRILEIEGLPDLKVEQAFELTDASAERSAAGCTIKLNKEPIIEYLNSNIVLLKWMIAEGYGDRRTLERRIQGMEKWLANPELLEADADAEYAAVIDIDLADIKEPILCAPNDPDDARPLSAVQGEKIDEVFIGSCMTNIGHFRAAGKLLDAHKGQLPTRLWVAPPTRMDAAQLTEEGYYSVFGKSGARIEIPGCSLCMGNQARVADGATVVSTSTRNFPNRLGTGANVFLASAELAAVAALLGKLPTPEEYQTYVAQVDKTAVDTYRYLNFNQLSQYTEKADGVIFQTAV, encoded by the coding sequence GTGCTAGAAGAATACCGTAAGCACGTAGCTGAGCGTGCCGCTGAGGGGATTGCGCCCAAGCCCCTGGATGCAAACCAAATGGCCGCGCTCGTAGAGCTGCTGAAAAACCCGCCTGCGGGCGAAGAAGAATTCCTGTTAGATCTGTTAACCAACCGTGTTCCCCCTGGCGTCGATGAAGCCGCCTATGTAAAAGCTGGTTTCCTTGCTGCTATCGCGAAAGGCGAAGCCAAATCCCCACTGTTGACTCCAGAAAAAGCCATTGAACTGCTGGGCACCATGCAGGGTGGTTACAACATTCATCCGCTGATCGATGCGCTGGACGATGCCAAACTGGCGCCAATTGCCGCCAAAGCACTGTCTCATACGCTGCTGATGTTCGATAACTTCTATGACGTAGAAGAGAAAGCCAAAGCCGGCAACAAATATGCGAAGCAGGTTATGCAGTCCTGGGCAGATGCCGAATGGTTCCTGAATCGCCCGGCGCTGGCTGAAAAACTGACCGTTACCGTCTTCAAAGTGACCGGTGAAACCAACACCGATGACCTCTCTCCGGCACCGGATGCATGGTCGCGTCCGGATATCCCACTGCACGCCCTGGCGATGTTGAAAAACGCCCGTGAAGGCATCGAGCCAGACCAGCCAGGCGTTGTTGGACCGATCAAACAGATCGAAGCTCTGCAACAAAAAGGTTTCCCGCTGGCCTACGTGGGTGACGTTGTAGGGACTGGTTCTTCGCGTAAATCCGCCACTAACTCCGTACTGTGGTTTATGGGCGATGATATTCCACATGTGCCGAACAAACGCGGCGGTGGTTTGTGCCTCGGCGGTAAAATTGCACCAATCTTCTTTAACACGATGGAAGATGCCGGTGCGTTGCCAATTGAAGTGGACGTTTCCAGCCTGAACATGGGCGACGTGATTGACGTTTATCCGTACAAAGGTGAAGTGCGTAACCACGAAACCAACGAACTGCTGGCGACCTTCGAACTGAAAACCGACGTGCTGATTGATGAAGTGCGTGCTGGCGGCCGTATTCCGCTGATTATCGGTCGTGGCCTGACCACCAAAGCGCGTGAAGCACTTGGCCTGCCGCACAGCGATGTTTTCCGTCAGGCGAAAGATGTCGCTGAGAGCGATCGCGGCTTCTCGCTGGCGCAGAAAATGGTGGGGCGTGCCTGTGGCGTTAAAGGCATTCGTCCGGGCGCTTACTGTGAGCCGAAAATGACTTCGGTCGGTTCTCAGGACACCACCGGCCCAATGACTCGTGATGAACTGAAAGACCTGGCGTGCCTGGGCTTCTCGGCTGACCTGGTGATGCAGTCTTTCTGTCACACTGCGGCTTATCCGAAGCCGGTTGACGTTAACACACACCACACGCTGCCGGACTTCATTATGAACCGTGGCGGTGTGTCGCTGCGTCCGGGTGACGGCGTAATCCACTCCTGGCTGAACCGTATGCTGCTTCCGGATACCGTCGGTACTGGCGGTGACTCCCATACCCGTTTCCCGATCGGTATCTCTTTCCCGGCGGGTTCTGGTCTGGTGGCATTTGCTGCCGCAACTGGCGTCATGCCGCTGGACATGCCGGAATCTGTTCTGGTGCGCTTCAAAGGCAAGATGCAGCCGGGAATCACCCTGCGCGATCTGGTACACGCCATTCCGCTGTATGCGATCAAACAAGGTCTGCTGACCGTTGAGAAGAAAGGCAAGAAAAACATCTTCTCTGGTCGCATCCTGGAAATTGAAGGTCTGCCGGATCTGAAAGTTGAGCAGGCATTTGAACTGACCGATGCGTCTGCCGAGCGTTCTGCTGCCGGTTGTACCATCAAGCTGAACAAAGAACCGATCATCGAATACCTGAACTCCAACATCGTCCTGCTGAAGTGGATGATCGCGGAAGGTTACGGCGATCGTCGTACCCTGGAACGTCGTATTCAGGGCATGGAAAAATGGCTGGCGAATCCTGAGCTGCTGGAAGCCGATGCGGATGCGGAATATGCAGCGGTGATTGACATCGATCTGGCTGATATCAAAGAACCTATCCTCTGTGCACCGAACGACCCGGATGACGCACGTCCGCTGTCTGCGGTACAGGGCGAGAAGATCGACGAAGTGTTTATCGGTTCTTGCATGACTAACATCGGTCACTTCCGTGCCGCTGGTAAACTGCTGGATGCGCATAAAGGCCAGCTGCCGACCCGCCTGTGGGTGGCACCGCCAACCCGTATGGACGCCGCGCAGTTGACCGAAGAAGGCTACTACAGCGTCTTCGGTAAGAGCGGTGCGCGTATCGAGATACCTGGCTGTTCCCTGTGTATGGGTAACCAGGCGCGTGTGGCAGACGGTGCGACGGTGGTTTCCACCTCTACCCGTAACTTCCCGAACCGTCTGGGTACTGGCGCGAACGTCTTCCTGGCTTCTGCGGAACTGGCGGCTGTCGCGGCACTTCTTGGCAAACTGCCAACGCCGGAAGAGTACCAGACCTATGTTGCGCAGGTAGATAAAACAGCCGTTGATACTTACCGTTATCTGAACTTCAACCAGCTTTCTCAGTACACCGAAAAAGCGGACGGGGTGATTTTCCAGACTGCGGTTTAA
- the speE gene encoding polyamine aminopropyltransferase yields the protein MAEKKRWHETLHDQFGQYFAVDNVLYHEKTDHQDLIIFENAAFGRVMALDGVVQTTERDEFIYHEMMTHVPLLAHGHAKHVLIIGGGDGAMLREVTRHKNVESITMVEIDAGVVSFCRQYLPNHNAGSYDDLRFKLVIDDGVNFVNQTSQTFDVIISDCTDPIGPGESLFTSAFYEGCKRCLNPGGIFVAQNGVCFLQQEEAIDSHRKLSHYFSDVGFYQAAIPTYYGGIMTFAWATDNDALRHLSTEIIQARFLASGLKCRYYNPAVHTAAFALPQYLQDALASQPS from the coding sequence ATGGCCGAAAAAAAACGGTGGCATGAAACGCTACACGACCAGTTTGGGCAGTACTTTGCGGTAGATAACGTTCTGTATCATGAAAAGACCGATCACCAGGATCTGATCATTTTTGAGAACGCTGCATTTGGTCGCGTAATGGCGCTGGATGGCGTAGTACAAACCACCGAGCGCGACGAGTTTATCTATCATGAGATGATGACCCACGTTCCTCTACTGGCTCACGGTCACGCGAAACATGTGCTGATCATCGGCGGCGGCGACGGTGCCATGCTGCGTGAAGTGACCCGACATAAAAACGTTGAGTCAATCACGATGGTGGAAATCGATGCGGGTGTCGTGTCGTTCTGCCGTCAGTATCTGCCCAACCATAATGCCGGTAGCTACGATGATCTACGCTTTAAACTGGTGATCGATGATGGTGTCAATTTCGTTAATCAAACCAGCCAGACCTTCGACGTAATTATCTCCGACTGCACCGATCCTATCGGTCCCGGCGAAAGCCTGTTTACCTCAGCATTTTATGAAGGTTGCAAACGTTGCCTGAATCCTGGCGGTATTTTCGTCGCGCAGAACGGTGTCTGCTTTTTACAGCAGGAAGAGGCCATCGACAGCCATCGCAAACTCAGCCATTACTTCAGCGACGTTGGCTTTTATCAGGCGGCGATCCCGACCTATTACGGCGGTATCATGACTTTTGCATGGGCGACAGATAACGACGCCTTACGCCATCTCTCAACCGAAATTATTCAGGCGCGTTTTCTCGCCTCTGGCCTGAAATGCCGTTATTACAATCCGGCAGTCCATACAGCAGCTTTTGCCTTACCTCAGTATCTGCAAGACGCACTGGCTTCACAGCCGTCCTAA
- a CDS encoding YacC family pilotin-like protein has translation MKTFFRTVLFGSLMAVCANSYALSESEAEDMADLTAVFVFLKNDCGYQNLPNGQIRRALVFFAQQNQWDLSNYDTFDMKSLGEDSYRDLSGIGIPVAKKCKALARDSLSLLAYVK, from the coding sequence ATGAAGACGTTTTTCAGAACAGTATTATTCGGCAGCCTGATGGCTGTATGCGCAAACAGTTACGCGCTCAGCGAGTCTGAAGCCGAAGATATGGCCGATTTAACGGCAGTGTTTGTTTTTCTGAAGAACGATTGCGGTTACCAGAACTTACCTAACGGGCAAATTCGTCGCGCACTGGTCTTTTTCGCCCAGCAAAACCAGTGGGATCTCAGCAATTACGACACCTTCGATATGAAATCTCTCGGTGAAGATAGCTATCGCGATCTCAGCGGTATTGGCATTCCCGTCGCTAAAAAGTGCAAAGCCCTGGCTCGCGATTCCTTAAGCCTGCTTGCCTACGTCAAATAA
- the cueO gene encoding multicopper oxidase CueO: MQRRDFLKYSVALGVASALPLWSRAVFAADRPTLPIPDLLTTDARNRIQLTIGEGQSSFAGKTATTWGYNGNLLGPAVKLQRGKAVTVDIYNQLAEETTLHWHGLEVPGEVDGGPQGIIPPGGKRTVTLNVDQPAATCWFHPHQHGKTGRQVAMGLAGLVVIEDDEILKLMLPKQWGIDDVPVIVQDKKFNADGQIDYQLDVMTAAVGWFGDTLLTNGAIYPQHAAPRGWLRLRLLNGCNARSLNFATSDNRPLYVIASDGGLLPEPVKVSELPVLMGERFEVLVEVNDNKPFDLVTLPVSQMGMAIAPFDKPHPVMRIQPIAISASGALPDTLSSLPALPSLDGLTVRNLQLSMDPMLDMMGMQMLMEKYGDQAMAGMDHSQMMGHMGHGNMNHMSHGGKFDFHHANKINGQAFDMNKPMFAAAKGQYERWVISGVGDMMLHPFHIHGTQFRILSENGKPPATHRAGWKDTVKVEGNVSEVLVKFNHDAPKEHAYMAHCHLLEHEDTGMMLGFTV; the protein is encoded by the coding sequence ATGCAACGTCGTGATTTCTTAAAATATTCCGTCGCGCTGGGCGTGGCTTCGGCTTTGCCACTGTGGAGCCGCGCAGTATTTGCGGCGGATCGTCCAACGTTACCGATCCCTGATTTGCTCACGACCGATGCCCGTAATCGTATTCAGTTAACTATTGGTGAAGGCCAGTCCAGCTTTGCCGGGAAAACGGCGACCACCTGGGGTTACAACGGCAATCTGCTGGGGCCGGCGGTGAAATTACAGCGCGGCAAAGCGGTAACGGTTGATATCTATAACCAACTGGCGGAAGAGACGACGTTGCACTGGCACGGGCTGGAAGTGCCGGGTGAAGTGGACGGCGGCCCGCAGGGGATTATTCCGCCTGGCGGTAAACGCACGGTGACGCTGAACGTTGATCAACCTGCCGCCACTTGCTGGTTCCATCCGCATCAACACGGCAAAACCGGGCGTCAGGTGGCGATGGGGCTGGCAGGACTGGTAGTGATTGAAGATGACGAGATCCTGAAATTAATGCTGCCGAAACAGTGGGGTATCGATGATGTCCCGGTGATCGTTCAGGATAAAAAATTTAACGCCGACGGGCAGATTGATTATCAACTGGATGTGATGACTGCCGCCGTGGGCTGGTTTGGCGATACGCTGCTGACCAACGGCGCTATTTACCCGCAACACGCTGCACCGCGTGGCTGGCTGCGCCTGCGTTTGCTTAATGGCTGTAATGCCCGCTCGCTCAATTTCGCCACCAGCGACAATCGCCCGCTGTATGTGATTGCCAGCGATGGTGGTCTGCTGCCTGAACCGGTGAAGGTGAGCGAACTGCCGGTGCTGATGGGCGAGCGTTTTGAAGTGCTGGTGGAGGTTAACGACAACAAACCGTTTGATCTGGTGACGCTACCGGTCAGCCAGATGGGAATGGCGATTGCGCCGTTTGATAAGCCGCATCCGGTAATGCGTATTCAGCCGATTGCCATTAGTGCTTCAGGTGCCTTACCTGACACATTAAGTAGCCTGCCTGCTTTACCTTCGCTGGACGGATTAACGGTACGCAATCTGCAACTCTCTATGGATCCGATGCTCGATATGATGGGGATGCAGATGCTGATGGAGAAATATGGCGATCAGGCGATGGCCGGGATGGATCACAGCCAGATGATGGGGCATATGGGGCACGGTAATATGAATCATATGAGCCACGGCGGGAAGTTCGATTTCCACCATGCCAATAAAATCAACGGTCAGGCGTTTGATATGAACAAGCCGATGTTTGCGGCGGCGAAAGGACAGTACGAACGTTGGGTTATTTCTGGCGTGGGTGACATGATGCTGCATCCGTTCCATATCCACGGTACGCAGTTCCGTATCTTGTCAGAAAATGGCAAACCGCCAGCGACGCATCGCGCAGGCTGGAAAGATACCGTTAAAGTAGAAGGCAATGTCAGTGAAGTGCTGGTGAAGTTTAATCACGACGCACCGAAAGAACATGCTTATATGGCGCACTGCCATCTGCTGGAGCATGAAGATACGGGGATGATGTTAGGGTTTACGGTGTAA
- the yacL gene encoding protein YacL, with amino-acid sequence MDYEFLRDITGVVKVRMSMGHEVVGHWFNEEVKENLALLDEVEDAARTLKGSERSWQRAGHEYTLWMDGEEVMIRANQLEFAGDEMEEGMNYYDEESLSLCGVEDFLQVVAAYRKFVQQK; translated from the coding sequence ATGGATTACGAATTTCTGCGCGATATTACCGGAGTGGTAAAGGTGCGTATGTCCATGGGGCATGAAGTGGTCGGGCACTGGTTTAATGAAGAGGTGAAAGAAAACCTGGCCTTGCTTGATGAAGTGGAAGACGCCGCGCGCACGCTCAAAGGTAGCGAACGTTCCTGGCAGCGGGCAGGGCATGAGTACACGCTATGGATGGACGGCGAAGAGGTGATGATTCGCGCCAATCAACTGGAATTTGCTGGCGATGAAATGGAAGAGGGGATGAACTACTACGACGAAGAAAGCCTGTCGCTGTGCGGCGTTGAGGATTTTCTTCAGGTGGTGGCGGCGTACCGTAAATTCGTACAGCAGAAGTAA